One region of Oreochromis aureus strain Israel breed Guangdong linkage group 19, ZZ_aureus, whole genome shotgun sequence genomic DNA includes:
- the ppm1aa gene encoding protein phosphatase 1A isoform X2, which translates to MGAFLDKPKMEKYNSHGEGNNLRYGLSSMQGWRVEMEDAHTAVIGLPHGLDLWSFFAVYDGHAGSQVAKYCCEHLLEHITSNSDFQSALQDDPCVDSVKNGIRTGFLQIDEHMRTISEKKHGVDRSGSTAVGVMISPSHIYFINCGDSRGLLSRGGTVHFFTQDHKPSNPLEKERIQNAGGSVMIQRVNGSLAVSRALGDFDYKCVHGKGPTEQLVSPEPEVYAIERSEGEDEFIILACDGIWDVMANEELCDFVRSRLEVTDDLEKVSNEIVDTCLYKGSRDNMSVVLVCFPGAPKVSSEAVKREAELDKYLEARVEEIIKKHGDEGVPDLVHVMRTLASESIPNLPPGGELASKRSVIEAVYNKLIPYRSDDTDPVILLFRGFS; encoded by the exons ATGGGTGCATTTCTGGACAAACCAAAGATGGAAAAGTATAATTCCCATGGTGAAGGTAACAACCTGAGGTATGGGCTGAGCAGCATGCAGGGTTGGCGGGTTGAGATGGAGGATGCACACACAGCGGTAATTGGTCTGCCTCATGGTCTTGACCTGTGGTCATTCTTCGCTGTTTATGATGGGCATGCTGGCTCTCAGGTGGCCAAGTACTGCTGTGAGCACCTGCTGGAGCACATCACCAGCAACTCAGACTTCCAGAGTGCTCTTCAGGATGACCCCTGTGTGGACAGCGTGAAGAATGGTATCCGCACTGGGTTCTTGCAGATTGACGAACACATGCGAACCATCTCTGAGAAGAAGCACGGTGTGGACCGAAGTGGCTCCACTGCAGTGGGGGTGATGATTTCTCCAAGCCATATCTACTTCATCAACTGCGGCGACTCGCGTGGGCTCCTCAGCCGGGGCGGCACTGTGCACTTCTTCACACAGGATCACAAACCTAGCAACCCACTGGAAAAGGAAAGGATCCAGAACGCCGGTGGCTCAGTCATGATCCAGCGAGTTAATGGGTCCCTAGCAGTGTCCCGTGCTCTGGGAGACTTCGACTACAAATGCGTGCATGGAAAAGGCCCGACAGAGCAGCTTGTTTCTCCAGAGCCTGAAGTTTATGCAATAGAGAGAAGCGAGGGGGAAGATGAATTCATTATATTAGCTTGTGATGGCATCTGGGATGTCATGGCCAATGAAGAACTGTGTGACTTTGTGAGGTCAAGGCTAGAGGTTACAGATGATCTTGAAAAAGTCAGCAATGAAATTGTTGACACCTGCTTGTACAAG GGAAGCCGGGACAATATGAGTGTTGTGCTAGTCTGCTTTCCTGGAGCCCCAAAGGTATCTTCAGAAGCAGTGAAACGAGAAGCTGAGCTGGACAAATATCTGGAGGCCAGAGTAGAAG AGATAATCAAAAAGCACGGGGATGAAGGTGTCCCGGATTTGGTCCACGTGATGCGGACGTTAGCATCTGAGAGCATCCCTAACCTTCCTCCTGGTGGGGAGCTGGCGAGCAA ACGAAG
- the ppm1aa gene encoding protein phosphatase 1A isoform X3 — MGAFLDKPKMEKYNSHGEGNNLRYGLSSMQGWRVEMEDAHTAVIGLPHGLDLWSFFAVYDGHAGSQVAKYCCEHLLEHITSNSDFQSALQDDPCVDSVKNGIRTGFLQIDEHMRTISEKKHGVDRSGSTAVGVMISPSHIYFINCGDSRGLLSRGGTVHFFTQDHKPSNPLEKERIQNAGGSVMIQRVNGSLAVSRALGDFDYKCVHGKGPTEQLVSPEPEVYAIERSEGEDEFIILACDGIWDVMANEELCDFVRSRLEVTDDLEKVSNEIVDTCLYKGSRDNMSVVLVCFPGAPKVSSEAVKREAELDKYLEARVEEIIKKHGDEGVPDLVHVMRTLASESIPNLPPGGELASKRSVIEAVYNKLIPYRSDDTDSASTDDMW; from the exons ATGGGTGCATTTCTGGACAAACCAAAGATGGAAAAGTATAATTCCCATGGTGAAGGTAACAACCTGAGGTATGGGCTGAGCAGCATGCAGGGTTGGCGGGTTGAGATGGAGGATGCACACACAGCGGTAATTGGTCTGCCTCATGGTCTTGACCTGTGGTCATTCTTCGCTGTTTATGATGGGCATGCTGGCTCTCAGGTGGCCAAGTACTGCTGTGAGCACCTGCTGGAGCACATCACCAGCAACTCAGACTTCCAGAGTGCTCTTCAGGATGACCCCTGTGTGGACAGCGTGAAGAATGGTATCCGCACTGGGTTCTTGCAGATTGACGAACACATGCGAACCATCTCTGAGAAGAAGCACGGTGTGGACCGAAGTGGCTCCACTGCAGTGGGGGTGATGATTTCTCCAAGCCATATCTACTTCATCAACTGCGGCGACTCGCGTGGGCTCCTCAGCCGGGGCGGCACTGTGCACTTCTTCACACAGGATCACAAACCTAGCAACCCACTGGAAAAGGAAAGGATCCAGAACGCCGGTGGCTCAGTCATGATCCAGCGAGTTAATGGGTCCCTAGCAGTGTCCCGTGCTCTGGGAGACTTCGACTACAAATGCGTGCATGGAAAAGGCCCGACAGAGCAGCTTGTTTCTCCAGAGCCTGAAGTTTATGCAATAGAGAGAAGCGAGGGGGAAGATGAATTCATTATATTAGCTTGTGATGGCATCTGGGATGTCATGGCCAATGAAGAACTGTGTGACTTTGTGAGGTCAAGGCTAGAGGTTACAGATGATCTTGAAAAAGTCAGCAATGAAATTGTTGACACCTGCTTGTACAAG GGAAGCCGGGACAATATGAGTGTTGTGCTAGTCTGCTTTCCTGGAGCCCCAAAGGTATCTTCAGAAGCAGTGAAACGAGAAGCTGAGCTGGACAAATATCTGGAGGCCAGAGTAGAAG AGATAATCAAAAAGCACGGGGATGAAGGTGTCCCGGATTTGGTCCACGTGATGCGGACGTTAGCATCTGAGAGCATCCCTAACCTTCCTCCTGGTGGGGAGCTGGCGAGCAA ACGAAG
- the ppm1aa gene encoding protein phosphatase 1A isoform X1 has protein sequence MGAFLDKPKMEKYNSHGEGNNLRYGLSSMQGWRVEMEDAHTAVIGLPHGLDLWSFFAVYDGHAGSQVAKYCCEHLLEHITSNSDFQSALQDDPCVDSVKNGIRTGFLQIDEHMRTISEKKHGVDRSGSTAVGVMISPSHIYFINCGDSRGLLSRGGTVHFFTQDHKPSNPLEKERIQNAGGSVMIQRVNGSLAVSRALGDFDYKCVHGKGPTEQLVSPEPEVYAIERSEGEDEFIILACDGIWDVMANEELCDFVRSRLEVTDDLEKVSNEIVDTCLYKGSRDNMSVVLVCFPGAPKVSSEAVKREAELDKYLEARVEEIIKKHGDEGVPDLVHVMRTLASESIPNLPPGGELASKRSVIEAVYNKLIPYRSDDTLSRARRTQTRVR, from the exons ATGGGTGCATTTCTGGACAAACCAAAGATGGAAAAGTATAATTCCCATGGTGAAGGTAACAACCTGAGGTATGGGCTGAGCAGCATGCAGGGTTGGCGGGTTGAGATGGAGGATGCACACACAGCGGTAATTGGTCTGCCTCATGGTCTTGACCTGTGGTCATTCTTCGCTGTTTATGATGGGCATGCTGGCTCTCAGGTGGCCAAGTACTGCTGTGAGCACCTGCTGGAGCACATCACCAGCAACTCAGACTTCCAGAGTGCTCTTCAGGATGACCCCTGTGTGGACAGCGTGAAGAATGGTATCCGCACTGGGTTCTTGCAGATTGACGAACACATGCGAACCATCTCTGAGAAGAAGCACGGTGTGGACCGAAGTGGCTCCACTGCAGTGGGGGTGATGATTTCTCCAAGCCATATCTACTTCATCAACTGCGGCGACTCGCGTGGGCTCCTCAGCCGGGGCGGCACTGTGCACTTCTTCACACAGGATCACAAACCTAGCAACCCACTGGAAAAGGAAAGGATCCAGAACGCCGGTGGCTCAGTCATGATCCAGCGAGTTAATGGGTCCCTAGCAGTGTCCCGTGCTCTGGGAGACTTCGACTACAAATGCGTGCATGGAAAAGGCCCGACAGAGCAGCTTGTTTCTCCAGAGCCTGAAGTTTATGCAATAGAGAGAAGCGAGGGGGAAGATGAATTCATTATATTAGCTTGTGATGGCATCTGGGATGTCATGGCCAATGAAGAACTGTGTGACTTTGTGAGGTCAAGGCTAGAGGTTACAGATGATCTTGAAAAAGTCAGCAATGAAATTGTTGACACCTGCTTGTACAAG GGAAGCCGGGACAATATGAGTGTTGTGCTAGTCTGCTTTCCTGGAGCCCCAAAGGTATCTTCAGAAGCAGTGAAACGAGAAGCTGAGCTGGACAAATATCTGGAGGCCAGAGTAGAAG AGATAATCAAAAAGCACGGGGATGAAGGTGTCCCGGATTTGGTCCACGTGATGCGGACGTTAGCATCTGAGAGCATCCCTAACCTTCCTCCTGGTGGGGAGCTGGCGAGCAA ACGAAG